The Campylobacter curvus genome includes the window GCGCGGTTTGAGAGTATTTTGGCTCATCGTTTTATCGCTCGTTTTCAGCTTTGCCGGCGAGATAAGCATCGCTACGTATAATGTGGAAAATTTATTCGACTGTAAAAACGACGGTAGCGAATACGCAGACTTTAGAGTAGGCAGCTCGAGCTGGGACTGCGCCGCGGCAAATGAAAAGATATCGCGCATAAAAGAGATCATTTTGAGCCTAGACTCCGATATCATCGCACTTGAAGAGATAGAAAATGAGGAAATTTTAAAAGAGCTGGCTAAGGGCACGCAGTATAAATATGTCCTGTTTACCGCTCAAAAAGGCGCTCCGATCGGACTTGGGCTCATCTCAAAGATACGCCCGGTAAAGAGTGAAATCTTCAAAGTGCCAAATGCCAAAACGCGCAATATCTTGAAGGTAAATTTTGAGCTGGAGGGCAAAAATTTCAGCATTTTCGTAAATCACTTCCCGGCCTATAAAAACGGGGAAGCCGAGCAGCAAAAGGCCGAGCGGACGTTGCGTGCGGCTTTGGAAAATGAAAAAAACGCCGTGCTTTTGGGCGATTTTAACACCCCATACGGCTCGCGCTCACTCTTAAACGACATCATCAGGACAAGAAGCTATGTGGATCTATGGGGATTTTTAGAGACCAAAGAGCGCTACTCGCACGCCGTTCATGGCAGGAAAAGCGCGATAGATCACGTTTTGCTCTCGCCGTCGTTTTTTGAAAACGGCGAGCTAAGCTACGTTTTTGAAAGCTTTGAAGTGTTTAAGCCGGCGTTCATGAAGGACGAAAACGGCTACGTCAGGTCGCAAGACGGCGTAAATTTATACTCCGATCATTTCCCGCTACGATTTAAAATTTCGACGCAGCCAAGCGGTCAAAGAAGTGGATTTTTCACTAAAATTTTTGGCTTTAAAGACGAAGTGAACGCAGCCAGTCAGGATGGCAAAAATAGCCCTGCACTTGGTAGCGAATATAAAATTTCAAACATTGACGATATATTTTCAAAGCCTGAAAACTCGCCGTTTTTCCTAAGCCGCGCGGTCGTCATTTATAAAGATAAAAACGGCTTCATACTTGGCGAAGATCACCGAGGTATTTACGTTTTTGACCCGCAAAACGACCTTGAGCTGGGCCAGATGATGGACGTGCTCGTGACAAAAACTAAAATTTACAAAGACGCCCTTGAAGTCGGCGCATACGAGATCAAAAAGATGTATGACGTGGTGCAGCCAGACGCCTTTATGATGAGTGCTAGCATGCTAAAAGAGGCTAGAGACGGCGACGTGATAGATAAAATTTCAGGCGAGCTAAAGGGCGGATACTTGCAGACGCCATACGGGCGCATCCGCGTGTATAGCCCTAAAGGACGCATCTTTGATAGTAAAAACATCGACTTTGAGCGCGTGCGGGTCAAGAGCTACGAAGGGCAAAATCAGCTTTATGTGGAGTGAGAGTTGAAAACAATCGATATCATCATGCTTGTTTTATTTGTGGCTTTTGTCGTATTTATAGTGCGCGGCGTGGTTTTACAAACACAAGAAAGGGATAGGAAAAGAGCTATGAAAAAAGAAAATTTCAATAAAAAGAGTGAGCTATGAAAAAGGATCTATTGATCGAGATAGGAGTCGAGGAGCTTCCCGCGATCCCGTTTTTAAGGGAGCTGCCAAACATCGAGGCAAAGTGGCGAGCCATCCTGACCGAGTATAAGCTAGAAAGCGAGTTTAAATTTTACTACACGCCGCGTCGTTTGGTGTTTTTTCATGAAAATTTTGCCCTCAATCAACCAGACAGCGTGGCTGAATTTGTCGGTGCGCCAAAGCAAGTCGCGCTAAAAGACAGTGCTTTCACTCAAGCCGCGCTTAGCTTTGCTAAAAAATGCGGTATCGATGAGAGCGAGCTGAAATTTAAAGAGATCGGCGGTAAAGAGGTGCTTTACTACGAGAGGCAGCTAAAAGGCGAGGCCAGTGTTAAGCTGCTTGGCGACATGATAGAGAAATTTCTGCTTAGCCTGAATTTTGGCAAATCCATGCGCTGGGGCAGCGGTGAGTTCGAGTTTATCCGCCCGATACGATCGTTTTTGTGTCTGTTTGGCGGCGAGGTCGTGCAATTTAACAAATTTGGCATTGAGAGCGGCAACGGCACCTATCCGCACAGAAGCATCAGCTACGATAAGAGCTTGGTAAATAGCGCCGATGAATATTTTAGCGGTATGAGGGCGCGCGGCATCGTACTTGACGCGAGCGAGCGCAGGAGCATCATTTTAGCGCAGTTTAAAGAGCTCGAAAAAGGCGGCATCGATATCCAGATCGACGAGGACTTGCTAGATGAGGTCGTGGCGATCACAGAGTATCCGACGGCGCTTTTAGGCGAGTTCGAGACTGAATTTTTAGAGGTGCCAAGCGAGGTCATAATCACCTCGATGAAAGAAAATCAGCGCTATTTCCCGGTGTTTAAAAACGGCAAGCTGAGCAACCATTTCGTAGTCGTCAGTAACGCCCTCGCAAAAGACGGCGTACTCATCGTAAAAGGCAACGAAAAGGTGCTTCGCGCGCGCCTTAGCGATGCGATGTTCTTTTGGAGGAGCGATCTAAAGGCGGAATTTAGCCCTGATAAGCTAAAAAATATAACCTATCTAAAGGAGCTTGGCAGCCTTTATGACAAAGAGCTTAGAGAGGCAAAGATAGCTGACGAGCTTGCAAATTTATACGAAAATGAGCTTAAAAACGAGGTGGGAGGGGAATTTAGAGCCAAGCTAAACCGCACGGTGATGCTCGCAAAGGCTGATCTCACGACACAGATGGTATATGAATTTACCGAGCTTCAGGGCGTCATGGGTGCGTATTATGCCCGTGCTAAGGGTGAGGAGGACGTGATAGTCACGGCTATACGCGAGCAATATCTGCCTGACGGCGAGGATGCACCGTGCCCGTCGAGCGTTTTTAGCTCGGTCGTGGCGCTCGCAAATAAACTAGACACGCTGATAGGGCTTTTTAGCGTGGGTAAAATCCCAAGCGGCACGAAAGATCCGTTCGCACTTCGTCGTGCGGCAAACGGCGTCATCAAGATCGTTTTGGCTCATGGCCTAAAATTTGACATATCAAGCGTGCTAAAGGCGCTTTCAACGCAGTATAAGAGCTTTGATATCAGCTTGCTGGAAAATTTCATCCTTGATAGGCTTTATACATTTTTTGATACCAATCCTTCGATAGTAAAGGCTTGCATAAATAGCGGCAAACGCGATATCTTGCAGCTTACAAAGGCGGTAGAGGCGATGAGTGAAATTTCAAGTAAGCCAAATTTCAAAGAGCTATTTTCCACATTTAAGCGCCTGGCAAATATCATAAAAGATGTCGATGTGGGCACAGTCGATGAAAATTTGCTTCAGACAAGCGAGGAGCGCGCACTAAACGAGGGCTTTAAAGCGCTAAAAAACAGTCCCGATCTTCAGGCGCGCCTTAACGAGCTCTTTGGTCTAAAGGGCGAAATAGACGCGTTTTTCGATAATGTCATGATAAACGTAGACGATGAAAAGATCCGTAAAAATCGTATCGCAGTGATCGGTCAAATTTACAAAAGCTTCTTAGAGATAGCCGATATCAAAGAGATAAGTTTGTGAGAGAGGTCAGGGCTCGCCTGACCTTTTGGCTAGAATTTGTAGTTATAGCCTAGATAAAAACCGTGGTTGGTTTCTTTGAAACAAGGCTCGTTTGCCAAGCTTATATAAGCCTTAAAGATGCTGTCAGATCCGCCATGCCTTGCGTATATGGTGCGGAGGTTATTAGCGCGTCGACACCCGTGGTGGCAAATTTAGAGCAGTTAGCGAGATTTATACCGCCTGCAGCGGTGATGACTGGCTGAAATTTAGCGGCATTTTTTAAATCCACGACTTCTCGCAGCTCGTTCACGGCCATTTTATCGCATTGTATCACGTCAGGAGCGAAATTTAGAAGCGTTTTAAAGTCCGCAAGCGTTTCGCACTCTACGATTATCTTTTTTTCTGGGAGCTTAGCCTTAAATTCATCTATCCGCTTACAAAACGCCTCGAAATTTTCATAAACATCGATATGATTTTTGAAAAACAATACGCTATCGCTTAAATTTAGCCTATGTATCGCTCCGCCGCCGGCTAATACGGCTGCTATGCAAAATTCTTTCGCAAAAGGAAAGGTCTTTCTCGTCGTTTGTATCTGGCAGGTGGGATTTACGGCCTTTGCGGCGCGCACCATGGCATTTGTGTATGTTGAAATTTTGCATGAGTATTCGAGTAAAATTTGAATGAGCTTCCAGGCCTTGTGCAAGTCGCCATAACTGCCTCTGGCCTGAAATATCGTCTCTTTCGCGCTAAAATTTTGAGAATTTTCACTTTTGCTGATCGTTTCGCACCCTAGCATGGCGGCTATCCTCGCGGCTATATCGACGTTGCTTAGCACTATGTCATCGCGAGTTGATATGCTAAGCATCGCTTGGTGATTTAGAAATTCGCTCTGAAGCGATGTCGTGAGGTCATCAAAGGGCAGGTCCGATTTTATGTATTCCCAAATTTGCGCGTCACTTATCATTTTTGCTCGTTTTTTAAATTCATTCTGCGTTTTTTACCGCTTTTGGATATGAGATTTTGAAATATCCCGTCGTTGTAAAGTCCGTAATGATAGAGGCTAAAGCCCACCAGCGCCGCACCCGCAGCGATGTGAAGATTTTTGCCGAGGCGACTTTTCATGCTAAAGGCCGTGAGCGTAACGACTCCTAGCGATACGCCCATGCCGATCTTTGCGATATTTCTTTGTGTTTGTAAATTTAAAAGCGAGCCTTTTAGTTTATTTGCCAAATTTTACACCTTTCATTGAATTTAGCAGCAGCCATATCGTCGTACCGTTATGAAGCACGGCTGTCGCGATAGGATTTAGCATACCAAATGTCGCTGCCCCGAGGATCGCCGTGTTTATGCCTACTGTCGAGCGGAAATTTGCCCCGATGAGCTTCATCGTGTTGTTGGCGAGCTCCTTTGCCAGCGCGACGCTCATTATGTCGTCCTTTAAAAGACTGATATCAGCTGTCGCCTTTGCGATGTCAGCGCCCTTGTGCATGCTGATGCCGACATTTGCCTTTGTAAGGCTTGGCGCATCGTTTATGCCATCGCCTATGAAAGCGACATTTTTGCCCTCATTTTTTAGCGTTTCGATGATGTGAGCCTTGTCTGTGGGCAAGCACTCGGCAAAGACCTTGTCAAGGCCCAGCTCTTTTGCGACCTCTTCGGCCTTGCTTTTTATATCGCCGCTTAGCATCACGATCTCTTTTACTCCGAGGCCTCTTAGGCGTGCTACCATATCTTTTGCGTTTTCGCGCATATCGTCTTTCATAGCGATCACGCCTACTAGCTCTTTGTTGTAGCCCACGTAAAGCAGCGTAAGCCCGCTTTTTAGCGAGCTGGCGATCATCTCATCATGCGCGCTGAAGTCGATCATCTCGTCATCCTCTAAAAAGTGTCTGCTGCCGATGACGACCTCTTTGCCGTGCATAAGGGTCTTTACGCCGTGAGCGACGATGAATTCGACCTCGTCGTGATGGATATGGCTAAAACCGCGCTTGTTTGCCGCCTCCACGATAGCCTCTGCGACCGGGTGGAAATAATGCTCCTCGGCGCTTGCTGTCAAATTTAGTATGTCAGCCTCGCTAAATCCCTTTTTAAAAGAGTAAATTTGCACTACGCTCAGGCGTCCGTGTGTCAGCGTGCCGGTTTTGTCAAAGACAAAGGTGTCCGCCATGCTTAGCGCCTCGATCGCCTTTGCGCCTTTTATCAGGATGCCGTTCCTGCCGGCTTTTGAGATGCTTGACTTAAACGCTACCGGCGTGGCGAGCTTCAGCGCGCAGGAGTAATCGGCCTGAAGCACGCTCGCGACGCTGTTCATATCTTTGTTTATAAGATACGAAGCGCCCGCTAGCGAGAGCGTCACCGGCACTAGCTTGTCGGCTAGTTTGGTCGCTTTTAGCCCGACGTTTGATTTTTCATTTAAAGAGCTTTGGATATACTCTTTTATGCGCGCGGTCGCAGTCTCGCTGCCTACGTTTTCAGCCCAAATTTTGATACGACCTTCATCGACGACCGTGCCGCTTATGACGCGGTCGCCTCTTGCTTTTGGCACGGGCTCGGCTTCGCCTGTCATCGAGACTTGATTGACGCTTGCGTTTCCCTCGACGATGTAGCCGTCTATACCGATAGTTTCACCGGCTCCGACTACGACTATATCGCCTTTTTTGACGTTTTGCGTTTTTACTTTATGTAGCGTTTTAGAGCCGTCTTTCTCGCGCTTTTCGATCCAGACCTCTTCGATATTTGGCTTAGCCAGCTCTTTGATGAGATCGTCGCTTCTGTGAGAGGCGCTCTCCTCCATGTATTCGCCGATATTTATCATCAAATTCGTGCTATTTGCCGCGAGATGATCGCCTAGCGCCAGGCTCGTTCCTATCGCCATAGCCTCCAAAACTTTGGAAGTGACGCCTTCGTTTTTAAGCTCTTTTGCTCCCTCTATCAGATTTGGAGCTGCGCTGTAAAGCCCGATCGCCGTTTTGGCCTTGGTGTTTGTGATAAATGGCGTTACAGCAAGCGCTGCACCAGCTTTATAGATATTTACTTTGCTTGGCTGTGATGTATCCTTTGTCTTTTTGGGCATGTCAAAATTTGAGATAAATTCCAAAATTTTATCGAGCCCGGAGTCAAATTCTACGATCACGCTTTTTGCGTATTTGTTTACGCGCACACTTTTAGCACTCGTGCGCTCGGTTATCGTGGCCTCTATGGCGCTCACATCGCTAGTATCGGTTATGTTTTCGCAAATGATGCGAACGCGATTTTTGCTTTGATGAGCGATACGCACGTTATTTTTGTGCTTCAAGCTCTGCTTTGACATCTTCAAATCGCTCTTTTAGCTCTTCTATGCCTGCGTTTATAAGCGCGCCGCCTTTTACGATAGCCTTGAATACGCACTCTTGCGCCTTAGGGTTTGTGAGCACGTAGGCGGCGATGCCGCCGATTAGCAGGCCTTTTACAAAGCCTGCCGCGTTGAAATTTTCAGGCACGAACGGCAGATTTTCAGCCGCATTGTTTATCGCATTGTCGATCGCACTTGGTGCGCTTTGACTAGCGGTTTCGTTTATGTATGGGTTTTGCATTATTTATTCTCCAAATTTATGATTTTTTCGGCTATCAGCAGGCCGCCGACTCCTAGTGAAATTTTAGTGGCGGCACCAAGATACCTGCCTCTTGCGATAGAATTTGACGCGCTTATCGCGATCGCAGTCACAAAGCCGCCGCAAACGCTAAATTTTAAAATTTTCTTAGCGGTTTGTAGCTTGTCTTTGCTAGGATCGTTCGCGTGCTCGTTAAAGCTTATCGCCGCTGCGCTCATGCCTGCGATCAAGGCTCCGCTTAAAAAATGATCGAAAGGAAGCCTCGTATCAGAAAGCGCAAATGCCTTAGTTTGCTGCATATTTTATCCTTACGCTAGCTCAGGAGCCGGCGTACTAGGTGCAGCCGCTTTTTTAGCGCGCGGTTTTCTGGTCTTTTTTGCCGGCTTTTGAGCCTCTTGTTGCGTCTTTTTAGTGGCGCGTCCTTTTTTTGCGGCTGGTTTGCTGGCTACGAATTCCTTGACCTCTTTCGTAGCTTCTTTGCCTTTTTTGTAAATTTTCTCAGCTGTTTCTTTGCCTTTTTCAAGCCCGCAACTTGCGTAATCTTTGATCTTGTCGCGTCTGTTCCAAGCGACGACTGCTAGTGCTCCTGCGGCTATTCCCGCTAAAAATGGTAATGCCATCTTAAATCCTTTCTTGGTTTGTGAGTTATTCATCAGATTTATCCTTTTGTGAAATTTTATCCATCATAGAAATGCCAAGCGCTCCAAGCGCCAGACCGCTGAAAAACGAGAAATTCGGATTATTCAAAATTTTAGCAAGCTGCGCTTTGTCAGCGTTGCCGCTCGCGATACTTTGCAAACCCTCGCTCATCTCGTTAAAGCTTTTTTGATATTCGTTCAAGATATTTTCATATCCGCCTTGAAGTAAATTTTGACCTAAATTTTCTAGATTCGCCTCCTCTTTCGCCTGCGTTTTTTTGTTTAGACAACGGGCTAAATTTTGCTTTAAAGCTGGGATGTATTCGTTATTTGATGTAGCCCAGAGCCTGAAAAACAGATCTTTTAGCTCCTCGTCGTCTAGATCCGAGGTGAAATTTTCATACATTTTATTTAGCTGTATCTCATAGTTTAGCGCGCAAATAAGCGCATCTTCAAAGCTATTTGGCGTCAAAAACGCATTTGGTGCATCAGCGTCATCGAGCTTTAGGCCTTTTGCTTGGGCGTATTTTTTGATAAGCTCGATCGCACCGCTTCTTATAGATGATATCTCGCTAAAAATTTCGCCAAATGCGCTTACGCTCTCATATAAAATTTGTGCGTTTTTTTCGCTTATGTAAGCTGCACTCAAAAGCTCGTCATGCACAACTGACCTCCCTTGCTACGGCGTTGATCTTTTGTGAAATTTGCTCTAAATTTTGTCCGTTCAGCAAGTCCTCCCATAAATTTTTAGGGAAAATTTGATGATCGTATTCGATCGTGACCGAGCCTATTATTTTGTTGAATTTCACGTTTTTTATGCCGTTTATTTTGGCTATCGTATCATCAAGCGTGCCTAAATTCACATTTTGCGAGATCTCTTTTATCTGCGGGCTCACGCGCACTCTTAGTCTGCCGTTCGTGTGAGCTATCACGGTAAAATATGAGGCCACTTGAGCCAGAGTATCGATTTGTATATTCATTTGAGTTCCTTATTTTTTATGCGGTATTATCCGATTATGTAACTTAGATGTAACTTAAAATTTTCTGTCTCTCATTATCAAAATGCTAAAAATTATGATAAATTTTACCCGTTTGTTTTTTGACAGTCTGCGCAGACGCCGTAAAGCACCATCGTGTGCGCTACCGCCTCGAAATTTTTCTCTTTACAGATCAACTCTTGTCTTTGCTCTATGTCCTCGTCGTGAAATTCCACGACCTTGCCGCATTTCTCGCAGATGAGGTGATCGTGATGGGCTTTTAAATTCAGTTCGTATTTTTTTATGCCGCCATCATCGTAGCTGTTGCATAAACGGCATTCGTCTAGGAAATTTAAGAGCGCATATATAGTAGGAAGCGATATGCTTTGAGCGTAAATTTTGCTAAATTCCGTCTGGATGTCTTGGGCGCTAAGGTGCGTCTGCGAGCGATATAAAATGGACAAGATATTTTCTTTTATGTGAGAATTTTTGTGGTTGAATTCGCTCATGAAGCTTGATAAATGCTGATAAAAACGCTCGAAATTTTCCATTGCCGCCCGTTGATAAATTGATAATGAATGTAAAGATTTTACATCTTTGCGGCTTAATGCTCGGTAAAATAAAGGTAAAGCATATTATAAGGTTGTTTTGGTATAGTTTCGCAATTTTTAATATCAAAAGGGAAGATCATGACATACGACGAGCTTGAATTAGACGCCGTTTTGCTTGAGGTCTTGGAAAATCGCGGGAGTTTTGACTCGATGGATGATGAGGAGCTCTACGAACTCATCGAACAAATCGCTCAATATACCGACGGGGATTACGAAGAGGCTTTTGAGTATATGACACAGTTTTCGCCGATCCCAAAGAAGCGATTCGTGTCATTGTTTATGGTTTAGCGCTTGGCTAAACCATATAAAATTTATAGAAAATACTTGTTTATTATCTCGTGAAGTTTTAGCGTGTATTTGTTCATTTTCGGGCTGTTGTTGTAAAGATCCTCGTAGTCATACATCCTTTCGTAGTAGTCGTTTGTTTGTTGCCTGTTGGTGGTGATCCTGCCAAGATCTATACCTACCCCGATAAAAGCGCCGCTTGTTTTAGTCCTATCTACTATAAATGCTGAAATTTCAGGCAGATCGGTCGTTACACCAGAGCCTTCTCCTATGCCGGCGGTAGCTTCTGCGTTTATGCTGATAGTGTCTTTGCCGTTAAAGAGCCTTGCGTAGGCCTGTGAGTTTTTAAACAAAATGATCGTATCCGCAGAGCTTATGCCCGCTTGTGCTCCGATGCCTGCTGCCGTATAGTTTATGAAAACGGGGCTCGACCACTCGCCATCGTCGTTTTTAGCTACGAATATCCCTTCTCCTTTAGCACCGGAGACGACAAATGCGCTCTTCGCTACGTCAGGGATTATCGCGATAGCTTTGATATCTTTAAATTTTTCGTTGCCGTGTAAATTTCGCAAACCGAAAGAATTTAGTATGTTTATCGTATTTTTGACCTTTTGGTTTTGTATGATGTCGGCGTTTGATATACCGCAAAACAAAGAGATCGTGCATAAAAATGCAAAAATTTTTTTCATAAAATGTCCTTTGGAAAATTTCTCGCTATTATACCTTAAATTTTGATTTTTTTTAATATATATTAAGATTTTATTTATGATTTTTTATGCTATTAGATTATAAAATAGCGAAATTTCAATAAGGCTCAACATGCACAATATCATTCTGATCATCGAATACATCGGCATCGCCTCGGCGGCCTTGAGCGGGTTTTTATTTGCCGTTAAAAAAGACTGCGACTGGCTAGGGATCTTCGTATCGTCCTTTTTGACCGCACTTGGCGGAGGTATAACAAGAGACGTGCTCGTCGGCAGGGACGTTTACTCTTTTACGCATTATATGCCGGTCAGCGTCGTTATTTTCATGCTTTTTGCCACGAAGCTTACGAATTTACACATAAATAAAGAAGGTCTTGAGAAAAAATTCGTTTTTATATTCGCCGATGCGATAGATGTGATATGCTTCTCGATAGTCGGAGCTATGGTGGCGACCGAGTATAAATACAACGTCTTTGGCGTCGTCATGGTCGCTTTTTGTAACGGCGTGGGAGGCGGCATTTTAAGAGATATGCTGCTAAATGAAATTCCTTGGTTTTTACGCACCGGACTTTACGGCACGATAAGTATGGGCGTGGGTTTGGTGTATTTTATTTTGCATTATTTTGGGATAGATAATCTATTTTTTATCTTGGTTTTGCTGGCGCTTGGGATATTGACAAGGATGCTGGCATTTTATAAGGGCTGGAAGCTGCCTGATCTGTAAGGAGTGAAAATGTATCTGATGAATACCTATGCTAGAGCCGATGTGGGCTTTAAATTTGGCCGCGGTGCGACGCTATTTGACGAGAGAGGGCGAGATTATATCGATTTTGCAGCGGGTATCGGCGTAAATGCCCTTGGATACGCAAATAAAAAGATAATCTCCGCCGTCACAAAGCAGGCGCAAAATCTGCTGCATACCTCAAACATCTACCATATAAAGCCGCAAGAGAAGCTGGCCAAAGAAATTTCAAAGCAGCTTGGCTACAAAACTTATGCCTTTTTTTGTAACTCGGGAGCCGAAGCTAACGAATGCGCGATAAAGCTCGCCAGGAAATACGGCGCGCGAAATTTCAAAGAGAAAAAATACGAGATCATATCCCTTGGCAGCTCCTTTCACGGCCGCACTCTAGCGACATTGCAAGCGACCGGGCAGGATAAATTTCACCCTGAGATCTTCGCTCCTTATATGGATGGGTTTAAATTTTTTGACACGATCGAGGAGGCTACCAAAAACATAAGCGATAAAACAGTCGGCGTGATGATAGAGCTCGTGCAAGGCGAAGGCGGTATAAAGGCGTTTGAAAAAGAGGCGGTGAAAAAGCTGGCTAAAACGCTCAAAGAACGCAAGTTGCTTCTCATCACGGACGAGGTGCAGTGCGGAGTTTATCGCACGGGCGAGTTCGTCACGAGTAAAATTTACGGTATAAAGCCTGATGTCATCACCTTTGCAAAGGCTCTTGGCGGAGGCGTGGGCATCGGCGCTTGCGCGAGCAGGAAAAATGTGTTTGAGCCCGGTGATCACGGCTCGACCTTTGGAGGCAACTTCCTAGCTACCGCAAGCGGACTTGCCACTTTAAAAGAGCTAAAAAGGCTCAAAAAAGAGGGCAAACTAGATGAAATTTCGGCAAAATTTAATGAGCATTTAGACGAGCTCGTCAAAAAATTCCCTAAAATTTTCGTCAAAAAGCAAGGCATAGGCATGATGCTGGGGCTTGTTTTACAAGACGGCGTCGATCTGGCAAAGATTATCCGTCTAGCCCTGAAAAATCGCGTGCTCGTGCTTCGCTCCGGTACTAAAACGCTTAGGTTTTTGCCACCTCTAAACATCAGTAAAAAAGAGATGAAAGAGGGCTTTAGCAGGCTAGCCAAGGCGCTTGGCGAGTATGAAATTTAGCGAATTTTTTGAAATTTGGCTTCACGAGAGATACTATAAAAACGGCGCAAATATCGGTAAAAAGGGCGACTTCTACACGAGCGTCAGCGTGGGCTGGCTCTTTGGCGCAGCTCATGCAAACTATTTTTTAAAATGCCTCGATGCAAACGAACTTAGCGCCAAATGCAGCATCGTCGAGATCGGCGCAAACAGTGGCGATATGCTCGCTGATTTCGTCCAAGGCGTCTTCACTCTGCGGCCCGAGATATTGGGCGAGCTAAATTTCGCGATCGTCGAACCGCATGAAATTTTACGTGAAATTCAGCTTCAAACCTTTAAAGCTCGCTTTGGCGATGAAGTGAAGCTTACACATTTTAAAAATTTGGACGAATGCGCGCTTGATGAGGCTTTTATCATCTCAAACGAGCTGTTTGATAGCTTTGCTTGCGAGGTGATAGAGGGT containing:
- a CDS encoding aspartate aminotransferase family protein, whose protein sequence is MYLMNTYARADVGFKFGRGATLFDERGRDYIDFAAGIGVNALGYANKKIISAVTKQAQNLLHTSNIYHIKPQEKLAKEISKQLGYKTYAFFCNSGAEANECAIKLARKYGARNFKEKKYEIISLGSSFHGRTLATLQATGQDKFHPEIFAPYMDGFKFFDTIEEATKNISDKTVGVMIELVQGEGGIKAFEKEAVKKLAKTLKERKLLLITDEVQCGVYRTGEFVTSKIYGIKPDVITFAKALGGGVGIGACASRKNVFEPGDHGSTFGGNFLATASGLATLKELKRLKKEGKLDEISAKFNEHLDELVKKFPKIFVKKQGIGMMLGLVLQDGVDLAKIIRLALKNRVLVLRSGTKTLRFLPPLNISKKEMKEGFSRLAKALGEYEI
- a CDS encoding trimeric intracellular cation channel family protein, with the protein product MHNIILIIEYIGIASAALSGFLFAVKKDCDWLGIFVSSFLTALGGGITRDVLVGRDVYSFTHYMPVSVVIFMLFATKLTNLHINKEGLEKKFVFIFADAIDVICFSIVGAMVATEYKYNVFGVVMVAFCNGVGGGILRDMLLNEIPWFLRTGLYGTISMGVGLVYFILHYFGIDNLFFILVLLALGILTRMLAFYKGWKLPDL